In Candidatus Poribacteria bacterium, the DNA window CAGGCCTGTTGAGACTTTATTATGCTGTAGATGTGCCATACACTCTAATGGAAACAAATCTCTGTATGTAGACGGATACTTTAGTTGAACTTCGTCAACAATTTGCTTCACATAGCCTACAAAAAGGTCGTCCAGTAAATCGGGATCAGCATCGACTTGCTTTTCCAAACGGCGGTAAGCACTGCTGGTCACGCGCCACACCTCGTTTTCTTGACCGCGATAGAGATACGTTATTTCAGAACGTGTTATCTTGTCTATTTGGCTAATGTAGTCTGCTAAATTGGAGATTTCAATGGATGTATTCATGTATTGCTGTTTCTATCCTATATTCCTCTGACTAATCTCAATTATACAACTCGGAGATGAGCTTGTCAATCTCAATTTTGAAAAAATCTGAATCGCGAATTTTTACAAATTATACCGATGACGCTGAGTGAGAATCCATGAAATCTGTGTCATCCGCGATTTTGAAAAGTTATTACTGATGGTCCATAAAAATGGATTTCGGTAGATGGGTTTCTTTAGCGTTAAATGGAGAGAGCGCATAGGTCATCGGTACGCCAGAAGACGGTGCGATCATCAATTTTCTCGGCACCCCGTTGCAGGTACCCGTCAATTGATTTGCCTTCAAGCACTCGAACTTCAAACGTATAAGGTGGGTCGATTTTGAATGGGGCAATCTCAGCAATATTTCGGCAAGCCTCCGCCGCAATCTCACGGATCAATTCTCGCGACCGTTGGGGTGATAGATGCAACGCGAGTTCCTGTCCGAGGCCCTGTTTGGTCTCAACCCCATAAATGTCGGGTATCAGTTCTTTCGCTTCCGCTACTGCTTTATCGTCACCAGAGATAAAAACCGTTGGGACGTTGAAAGTGCCAGCGAGTGCGGCACGGCAGCCGAATTCTCCGATCTCTTTTCCGTTGAGCTTATAGTATTCAATGGACACAGAGGAATACGTATGACTCAACGGGGCGTTTGACGTGCCTGCCATGGCGTGTTGCCCTAAGAAAAAGAGGGCATCGTAGGTCTCGTCAAGATAGTAAGGCGGACGAATCGGACCCCGCGCAATTAACTTCGCCTGTGGATGGAATTCAAGCACATCAATCCCGCCAGTCCCGTGTCCGTCCCAGACCACGATTTCCGCGTCTGTCTCCACATCAAGAATGCCATCAACAGCAGCGTTTAACTCCTGCGTCAATAATCGCATGGCTGTTTCTTTCTGGGGACCTTCTTCACGAGTTTGACTGAAGCGGGATACCATCGCAACCCCTTCTAAGTCGGTTAAGATGTAAATCTTCATGATCGTTGGAATCCCATCAAACTATGACACAGTCCATGTTTCGCCGTCGTTGAGGAGTGCTTCGAGATTGCCTTCACCCATCCGTTCTTTTGCGGTGCGGATCTGGTTTGTCATCAGGTCCTCGTAACACGGGTGCCTGATACTGCGGAAAATACCGATGGGATCCGGCAAGTCAAGCGTATCGCTCATCCGTGCGAGGAAATTCGCCAAGGTGGTGTCCTCGGCATACTGATCGTGGACGATGAGGTCGTCCGTGGAGTATTCCCCGTTTGTGGTTTTCACGACTTCGGGTTGGAAACCGTTCAGTCGGATACCCTTATCGTGTTCCGCGCCGAAGACGAGAGGTTCATTGTGTTCCAGAACCACCGTGTTGTCAGCCTTTGTATCTTTTTCCGTGTATTGGAAGAAGGCACCGTCGTTAAACACGTTGCAGTTTTGGTAGATTTCGATAAACGAAGTGCCTTTGTGTTCAAACGCTGATTTGATAATGGCTCGGAGGTGATTTGGATCTCTATCCAGCGAGCGCGCCACGAAAGTAGCACCGGAAGCCAATGCGAGACTAATCGGATTAAAGGGGGTATCTACCGAACCAAGAGGTGTGGATTTCGTCTGTTTCCCTTGCTCGGATGTCGGTGAGTATTGCCCCTTCGTCAATCCGTAGATGCGATTGTTAAAGAGCAAAACGTTAACGTCGAAATTGCGGCGCATCAGGTGGATGAAATGGTTGCCACCGATTGAGAGTGCATCACCATCACCTGTGATGACCCATACAGAGAGATCGGGATTCGCCATTTTTACACCGGAGGCGATCGTTGGCGCTCTGCCGTGAATCGTATGGAATCCGTAGGTGTTCATATAATATGGAAATCGACTCGAACACCCGATGCCGGAGATAAAGACAATGTTCTCTTTAGGGATGCCGAGTTCCGGCATAATACGTTGTGTCTGCGCGAGGATGGAGTAATCACCACAACCCGGGCACCATCGAACATCTTGGTCGGATTCAAAATCCTTTTTAGAGAGGGTGGGTACACCAGCAGGGATGCGTGAGGATCTTTTTCTTCTCATGGTTTGTTACCATCTTTTTTTGTAAACCCTATAGGCAGGATTTCCAACCCAACCAGTAGGGGGCGGGTATTGCGGGCGTGAGGACCTAAGCGCGCCCTATTTCTTCAAGTATTTCGTCTATTTTCGATGCCAACTCAAAAACATGGAAGGGTTGCCCTTGCACCTTGTTAAAACCGATTGCATCAATAAGATAGGTGCTACGAATGAGCTGAAGGAGTTGGCCACTGTTTTGTTCAGGGATTAAAATCTTTTTGAATTTCTGTAGAATGTCGCCTAAATCTTTAGGAAACGGATTGAGATGTCGGAGATGAACGTGTGCGATTGCAAGTCCGTCGGCGACACAGTTTTCTGCTGTCGTTCGGATTGCACCGTAGGTGCCGCCCCATCCAAGGAGCAGGATGTCACCCTCTGGTGCCCCGAACACCTCTGTCGGCGGTAACGCATCGGCGATGCGTGCGACCTTTTCTGCTCGGATTTCCACCATTCTTTGGTGGTTTTCGGCATCGTAACTGACGTGTCCTGTCACATCTGATTTCTCTAAGCCCCCGATGCGGTGCTCTAAACCAGACGTCCCGGGTTTCGCCCAGGGGCGCGCAAGCGTTTCTGGATCGCGTAGATACGGTTCAAACCCGTTACGGGTATCCGCACTCACTGCGAAATCGGGTCTAATTTCCGGGAGTTCGGAGAGTTGTGGAATCTTCCACGGTTCAGCCCCCATGGCGATGTAGAGATCGGAGAGAAAAATCACCGGTGTCCTGTATTTCACGGCGATACGACAGGCTTCGTAGACTGTCTCAAAGCAGTCGAACGGACGTGATGGAGCGATAATAGGCAACGGAGATTCACCGTTCCTCCCGTAGAACATCTGCAAGAGATCCGACTGTTCCGTCTTTGTCGGCATCCCTGTTGAGGGACCCGCACGCTGAATGTTACATACCACAAGTGGGAGTTCGGCAATCATAGCGAGGTTAATCGCCTCCGATTTGAGTGCAAGCCCTGGACCGCTACTTCCGGTGACACCGAGTGAACCGCTAAATGCGGCACCGATTGCGACCCCGACGGCGGCAATCTCATCCTCCATTTGCATTGTAACGACACCAAAATTTCGGTATTGTGCAAGTCCGTGGAGAATATCACTTGCGGGTGTTATCGGGTAGCTGCCGTAAACGAGCGGTAGACCGGATTGATACGAAGCCGCAACAAGTCCAAGCACGGTTGCCATGTTCCCTTCAATATTTCGATAGGTCCCGGGTTCAAAGTCGGCAGGTTTCACATCGTAGGAGACAGCAAACTGCTCAGTCGCTTCGCAATAGGTATTCCCGGCACGGAGCGCGAGAATATTGGATTCGACATACTGAGGCCTTTTCGCGAACTTCGCCTTGATCCACTTCATCGTGTATTCCATTGGACGATTGTAGAGCCAGAGGATCATACCGAGCGCGAAAAAGTTCTTACATCTGTCGATTTCTGGGACGCTTAATTGTGTCGCTTCGAGTGCTTTTCGAGTGAGTTGTGTTAATTCGACACGGAAAACTTGGTATTTCGTGAGTTTATCGTCTTCGAGCGGATTCTCTTCATATCCTGCAAGGCGTAAATTGCGGCGGGCGAAGTTGTCGGTATTTACAATCAGGATGCCGTTGGGTTTGAGTTTATTGAGGTGTACCTTTAGAGCGGCAGGATTCATCGCGACGAGGACATCGCAGAGGTCTCCGGGGGTGTGAATTTGTTCGCTTGAGAAGTGGAGTTGGAACCCTGACACCCCTGCTATCGATCCGGCGGGTGCTCGGATTTCAGCGGGATAATCGGGGAGCGTGGCGACATCGTTCCCAATAAGGGCAGTAGTTTCAGTCATTTGTGTGCCAATGGTCTGCGACCCATCGCCGGAGTCGCCAGCAAATAGGATTGTCGCTTCCTCGATTTGCTCAACTGGTTTGCGCATCACAATTGTCCTTTGTTATGATAAGTGCATGTTTGGCAACTGCACCCAAGAAATATGAAAAATTTTGAGGTATTTAGGCACCCTCTCGGGCTTTAAAAGCATCTCGAACCGGTTTCGGGGGTAGTGTTAAGACTTCCTGGAGAAACTCCTCAACGAGATAGGACATTAAGTCACGAATGGATACCATCCCGATCGGATGATTTTCCGTATCAACAATAGGGACATGTCGGTAGCCGCC includes these proteins:
- a CDS encoding 2-oxoacid:acceptor oxidoreductase subunit alpha, with translation MRKPVEQIEEATILFAGDSGDGSQTIGTQMTETTALIGNDVATLPDYPAEIRAPAGSIAGVSGFQLHFSSEQIHTPGDLCDVLVAMNPAALKVHLNKLKPNGILIVNTDNFARRNLRLAGYEENPLEDDKLTKYQVFRVELTQLTRKALEATQLSVPEIDRCKNFFALGMILWLYNRPMEYTMKWIKAKFAKRPQYVESNILALRAGNTYCEATEQFAVSYDVKPADFEPGTYRNIEGNMATVLGLVAASYQSGLPLVYGSYPITPASDILHGLAQYRNFGVVTMQMEDEIAAVGVAIGAAFSGSLGVTGSSGPGLALKSEAINLAMIAELPLVVCNIQRAGPSTGMPTKTEQSDLLQMFYGRNGESPLPIIAPSRPFDCFETVYEACRIAVKYRTPVIFLSDLYIAMGAEPWKIPQLSELPEIRPDFAVSADTRNGFEPYLRDPETLARPWAKPGTSGLEHRIGGLEKSDVTGHVSYDAENHQRMVEIRAEKVARIADALPPTEVFGAPEGDILLLGWGGTYGAIRTTAENCVADGLAIAHVHLRHLNPFPKDLGDILQKFKKILIPEQNSGQLLQLIRSTYLIDAIGFNKVQGQPFHVFELASKIDEILEEIGRA
- a CDS encoding 2-oxoacid:ferredoxin oxidoreductase subunit beta, which encodes MRRKRSSRIPAGVPTLSKKDFESDQDVRWCPGCGDYSILAQTQRIMPELGIPKENIVFISGIGCSSRFPYYMNTYGFHTIHGRAPTIASGVKMANPDLSVWVITGDGDALSIGGNHFIHLMRRNFDVNVLLFNNRIYGLTKGQYSPTSEQGKQTKSTPLGSVDTPFNPISLALASGATFVARSLDRDPNHLRAIIKSAFEHKGTSFIEIYQNCNVFNDGAFFQYTEKDTKADNTVVLEHNEPLVFGAEHDKGIRLNGFQPEVVKTTNGEYSTDDLIVHDQYAEDTTLANFLARMSDTLDLPDPIGIFRSIRHPCYEDLMTNQIRTAKERMGEGNLEALLNDGETWTVS
- a CDS encoding M55 family metallopeptidase codes for the protein MKIYILTDLEGVAMVSRFSQTREEGPQKETAMRLLTQELNAAVDGILDVETDAEIVVWDGHGTGGIDVLEFHPQAKLIARGPIRPPYYLDETYDALFFLGQHAMAGTSNAPLSHTYSSVSIEYYKLNGKEIGEFGCRAALAGTFNVPTVFISGDDKAVAEAKELIPDIYGVETKQGLGQELALHLSPQRSRELIREIAAEACRNIAEIAPFKIDPPYTFEVRVLEGKSIDGYLQRGAEKIDDRTVFWRTDDLCALSI